From Chryseobacterium joostei, the proteins below share one genomic window:
- a CDS encoding alpha/beta fold hydrolase, which translates to MSLSQESAYLPSKIDNESLLFHTLFSPETAKATLLIVHGMQEHSGRYSEIAEYFAAHGIAVLTYDHLGHGKSVKDKKDIGFFQLEKPDERLVADAEMMADHLAKQYPDVPHFILGHSMGSFITRCLLQKASTKFSGAIITGTGGPLPGIDILRGYLSLANAIAPRHRTFLNSVFTNVNNKHFKKDKDFGATSWLSINPKNRTAFEQDKLCGIPFTHNAFYTLFTVYKRATARDWASSISSSFPLLFVSGQNDPIGDFSKGVIYTVDHLKADGFQDVDTQIYPDMRHEILNEEIREEVLNEIYEWILKHCK; encoded by the coding sequence ATGTCTCTATCCCAAGAATCTGCGTATTTACCATCCAAAATAGACAATGAATCCCTGCTTTTCCACACCCTGTTTTCTCCGGAAACAGCAAAAGCCACGCTGCTCATCGTTCACGGCATGCAGGAACATAGTGGTAGGTATTCTGAGATTGCAGAATATTTTGCAGCTCATGGAATTGCTGTATTAACCTATGATCATCTGGGACATGGAAAATCTGTAAAAGATAAAAAAGACATTGGGTTTTTCCAGCTTGAAAAGCCGGATGAGAGATTGGTTGCAGATGCAGAAATGATGGCAGACCATCTTGCAAAGCAATATCCTGATGTACCTCATTTTATTCTTGGACATTCTATGGGATCCTTCATCACTCGTTGTCTTCTGCAAAAGGCAAGTACTAAATTTTCTGGCGCTATCATTACGGGAACCGGTGGACCTTTGCCAGGAATCGATATTTTAAGGGGGTATTTATCATTAGCTAATGCCATTGCTCCACGTCATCGTACTTTTTTGAATTCTGTTTTCACGAATGTTAATAACAAGCATTTTAAAAAGGATAAAGATTTTGGAGCCACCAGCTGGCTTAGTATTAATCCTAAAAACAGAACTGCCTTTGAACAGGATAAACTTTGCGGAATTCCTTTCACTCATAATGCATTTTATACTTTATTTACTGTTTACAAAAGGGCTACGGCAAGAGATTGGGCTTCTTCTATTTCCTCATCATTTCCGTTATTGTTTGTAAGCGGGCAGAATGACCCGATTGGAGATTTTAGTAAAGGTGTTATCTATACTGTTGATCATTTAAAAGCTGATGGATTTCAGGATGTAGATACCCAGATCTATCCGGATATGCGTCATGAGATTCTCAATGAAGAGATACGAGAGGAAGTACTTAATGAAATTTACGAATGGATTTTAAAGCATTGTAAATAA